The genomic stretch TACAATATTGCTCTTTTATTGCATTTTTTCCTTGAACCATCTTTTTGGATCCTTCCTACTTATATtcattgaatttattttggtaTAGAACTTAGATCATTGTTGGGTGCTATATGAAACTAAGATGGTTTGGAAGAGAAAGATATTATAATTGCATTTTTGTTGATTGAAGATGAGATAACATGCGATGGGTAGACTGTTTAACTAAAGGTCTTGCAGACTGTATACCAGCATTGTTTGCTTTCATTAGGGAGCTTGACAGTACCTGTCTTTACgttcttttctttctatttcagAGTTTGTTGTATGAACATATCTGACTGAGTCTATGACACATATGTTTGTCCCTGACTCCGctttctcatttttttcttgCTGCTCCAGAACTTTTATATGTTTGgatttgagagaaggaaaaagtACTGGAAAGTCTTGAAGATAAGCAGATTAGAGCAGTCCGAGCTTTGTATTATTGAAGATTCGACAATATACTCCCAGGATGAACAATCTGCACTCCTGCAAACAATTGCTGATGGAAACAAGTCTACTGGTGGACTAAAATTTGTCACCATATGCTATGGAATTGTTGGTATGTTAAATCTTGTTAATATCACACCCAGCAAATAGATTTTGcttgactatatatatattgctTGACTTTGTTGTGATTTTTCTTCTCTTGGTTACAGGATTCATAAAATTCTTGGGACCGTATTACATGATTATTATCACTAAAAGAAAGAAGATTGGCATGATTTGTGGTCATGCTGTATATTCCATTGCCAAGAGCGAGATGATCCCAATACCTCATTCTTCTGCCAACTCAAATATGACTTATTCTAAGAACGAGAACAGGTCTTTTGCCAATTTACATGTAAAAAAGTCGCTTTGTTATGAGAGGACAGAACTATAAGATTAAATATGCTTTTTATGATTCTGTAGCTTCTTATTTGTTGTTTACTGTTAATATAGTTGTTCTTAGCTATTTAATGCTTTTCCTTTTCATATTATAGCGGTCTTTGCCAGTTCTACATTTCCGATGCTTCTTTAATGTCTGTCGATTACTTGCATGATACTCATTGTCTACGCCATTTTAGTATCTGAGTGTTATTTCCATATATTCCTTTTAGAGATATAAGCACAGTTCTTAGTGTATCAGCCTTAGTTAAATTGTTCTTAGTGCCCATTGCTAGCTATTCTCAGTTAATGTGCAGGGAAAACCACATTGGTGTTGTGGTGTTAGTTTAACATGTTGAATCAGGCAAGGTATCATCAGAGTTCAGGGGGACATTTCTTGCCTTTTTAATGTTTAGTAGAATTGTTCTCTTATATCTAACTTTTGAGATGGACttctattaaattattttgccTCCGCCTTCTCTTTTGTTGATAACTAGATACAAGAAGCTCTTGCGCAACGTGGATCTCACCAAGGACTTCTTTTTTAGCTACTCCTACCATGTCATGCTTAGTCTTCAAAGGAATCTAAGCAATCATGAAACAGGATTATCCCTTTATGAGACAATGTTTGTCTGGAATGAGTTCTTAACTCGTGGTATTCGTAATCAACTGAAGAATTCGGTTTGGACTGTAGCACTAGTTTATGGATTCTTTAAACAGGTAACTATGTTTGAAAGTAGTCCATAAGTGCCCCATCGtctttattttctaaatatgtTATAGAACTTGTTGCTTATAAGATTATCTCTAAAGGGTTTACCAACCATGCCTTTTTTACGCTGTTGGCTTCATTCatataaaattttaacattCCATGGTAGTATATTATAGTTTTTTGTGATTTATATAAGATGTTTCATCAACTACTTGCTCACTggttttctaattttgaatcTTTAACAGGTTAAGCTCTCAGTATCTGGCCATGATTTCAGTCTGATTCTTATTGCTAGACGGTCACGTCACTATGCTGGAACCAGGTCCTTGGAATTCTCGCATTATTAATACTATGATTTTGTCTCTTCAATGGGTCTTTAACTCTTTATAGCTTTAATTCAACTATGTAAAAATATTGTACTAAAATCCACTTGTCTGACGCAGATACTTGAAACGCGGGGTGAATGAAAAGGGTCGTGTGGCAAATGATGTTGAGACCGAACAAATTGTGCTTGAAGATGTGATGGGAGGAAGACCGAGACACATATCTTCTGTTGTGCAGAACCGGGGTTCGATACCACTCTTTTGGTCACAAGAGACCTCAAGATTGAATATTAAACCTGATATCATATGTATGATTCATAAAATTGTTAATATTATCTTAGTGCTTAACTTCTTATAAGACACTTTTCTAACTGTATTTTTATGCAGTGTCAAAGAAGGATGATGCATATCATGCCACTAAGCTTCATTTTGAGAATCTAGCTAAGAGATATGGGAAtcctataattattttaaacttGATTAAGGTAAAGTTTTGCATAAATGTTTGGGCTGATGCGGTTAATGGTGCAGATTCCCCATTTACACTCTCCTAATAACtacacaaaattttaaaactccTTTCCTCAATTTACAGACTCGTGAGAAGAAGCCAAGGGAATCTATTCTTCGTGCGGAGTTTGCTCATGCTATTgaagtcatcaataaagatCTAGCGCATGAAAATCGCTTGAAGTTCCTTCATTGGGATTTGAGTAAATACTCACGAAAGTATGAATGCAAaattcttcctttcctttcttacCGTATTTTTCCTTCATTCTTGAATATTTTAACCTTAAGATCTGCGTTTCTGTCTACAGCAAAGCAGCAAGCGTGCTGGCGTATTTAGTCAAAGTAGCAGCTAATGCATTGGACTTAACCGGCTTCTTCTACTGTGAATTACCTCCATTTTTAAGGTGAGGAATGCAATTGAACCACTGCTAAATACTGAAGGGTTAACTGGGTGTGTTAATGCTTATTAGTTATTTAGTGTTGAAGACTATGATGTCTTGTGATAACCCAAGTGCTTTGTTCTTTTTTAGATAGTTTCTGTTCTGATTTTTTATTGCATAATTTTTTGGATCAATATGTTTGCTAATATTACCTCTTTTTGTTAATTACTTTGTTTGGATTATATACCCTTTTCTCTGTTGCACCCTTTTTTAACCAATTGATTCTCCTTATGCAGCCAACTCCCATGCAGTAATAATTGTAACGATGATTGCCTGGATGAAGACCTCTTCGTTATGACTGAAGATGGGCATGCTGTGAATGCTGAAGATAGAACTGTCTCTGATGTGAATGCTGAAGATAGAACTGTCTCTGATGTGAATGCTGATGATAGAATTGATGCTTCTGATGTGAATGATTCTCCTGTTGTAAAGTCTCCATTGTTTCAAAAAGGGGTATTAAGAACAAACTGCATAGATTGTTTGGACCGGACAAATGTTGCTCAATATGTGTTTGGGCTCGTTGCTCTTGGTCATCAGTTGCATGCGTTAGGGTATATCAGTTGTCCTAGTATTAGTTTAGACTCCCCGTTGGCAGATGATTTAATGAAGATTTATGAAGCTATGGGCGACACTCTTGCCCTGCAGTACGGTGGATCTGCAGCACATAATAAGGTAGTACTTATATTTAAACTGAGAAGTAAAAAAGGAATTTTATTGATCTCTAGCACCTTAAAATATATACATCATTAAAATGTTATATTTTGGGAATAATCCATTCTTCTTGACCACCTGATTCATGCTACAATGAACAGATCTTCTCTGAGAGACGAGGACAGTGGAAAGCAGCAACGCAGTCCCAAGAGTTTTTGAGAACCCTGCAGCGTTTTTATAGTAACGCATACATGGATGCTGATAAACAAGATGCCATCAATATGTAAGCAAATTAGTCCTGCAAAAGAAGTTTATCAAATACTATATTTCACTAAAGTGTTCATTTTGGTATAACACTGGATTGATATTTTATGTTATATGATTAATTTCTTGTGAGCAGGTTCTTGGGTCATTTTCAGCCGCAGCAGGGTAAGCCAGCTCTATGGGAGCTGGATTCTGACCAACATTACGGTGTTGGAAAGCGTGGTTCTGATTTGGAAAATTCTAGGTATTTGACAATACGTGTCTGCACCCACCACTTTAAAGCTCATGTTGGATACATGATACTATATGAATTCTTCAATTTGTTCATAATATGATTATGGGTTTTTTTTGAAAAAGTAAACAAAACAATTTTGCTCACCAAAATGCTTATTGACAAAAAGGATGGATTGTTTGTATGTAACTGAAAACACTGCAAGTATTTGTTATTATGCTTTGCATTGCTAATGGCAATACAAATGAATTTGCAGGTCAATAATCAAAAGATCATTTTCTGATGGTAACATTCTCTGTGACAACTCGCCCATTGTTGACGAGAAGGACCTTGAGATGGATAGTTCTCAAAGGCCATTAGCTGTTCAGGTTCAAGACTGTAACATGGGTCTTTCCGAATCAACTCCAGAATTTTCAACTTCTGAAACTGCTATAACTTATTCCCGGTACGAGTTATCACATCTCCAGAAGTAAATGTtactttgatcacataaaaCCTCTCGATAAAAAATGTGAAACATATCACACGCCATTGAAATTGACAGTGGTAAACAATACTACATTATAACAACTGTGGATGTGTCATATGCTTGGATTAAGAAATAATTTAGGGAAGCATGAAATATCCGCGAGCTTCTATTTTCTATTAGTGATCTTATATTGGCTGCTTCTTAGGTACACTCCCTCAATGTCACGCAAGCAGCTGTTCCCTGATGTGCAAGAAGAGCAATTTCTCGAAAATGAGAGCACATATTTTGTTGATCGTGTAGATTCTTTCAACTGTTCCAACTTTCTCGATGTTGATTGGCTATCTTCATCCGGGAACTCCTGTGAAGAGGAAACCTACGAAAGGTAACAAACCCCATTTCATAAAAATCAGAAACCGAAGGTTCATGCTGGTGATCATTGCTAGCTTTGCTCGTTGCTAACTGTATCTTTGCTCGTTGCAGATCATTGCTAATCGGTTCTCCAAGCCTTGGGATGTCTTCTGGCGAAATTAAAATGGAATCAACCCCATGCTATCACTCTGGATCAAGCTCGAAGGtcagttttcattttcatcacaCTTTTCAATCCACAACCTTAAAAACGTTGCTAAATCCGATAAATAAGTTAGAACCAGCCATTTACAACACACCTATGATTCCAGGGAAAGGAAATGGCCAGCGGAGACCTCGGAGGTGGTTCTGCCAGCAGCTCTGTCGACCTCACCGAATACTCCGACCGCTTTGTGCATTGGGTCAACAACCACAGCAACATGCTTTTCCTTTAAGACTTGCGAACGATTGTTCGTTCCGTGGAAAAAGTGCAGTAAACATAGGCTCCATTATTTGACTTGGTGAATCCATCCAAAGGATGTGGATCAGTAGGTGACTGAGAAATAAATGGAGAAGAAACAAAGGCAGAAAAGGGATGGAGAAATTTTGGGTACAGAAAATTGTACATTCAACCAACTAATTTTACCGGTGTAGTAATTGTTCACAGCTTGAGGAGTTAGTAGAGATAGTAACACTGCAGTACTTTTCTTTAGCCTTTGATTTGTAAATAATAGTTTCCATTTTATCCGTTGTTGGGAATTCTATGTTTCGCCTTTCGTGTACATATATTGTTATCaagtttatttataattttatttaaccttctttgttttaattattatacttgtgtcgattttttttaaaatttatttagcCTAAGATTAATTGTGTTAATGCTAGAGCAAGTCCAACAAACATCATAACATCACGAGATCAATTTtgtctaataaaaaaaaattcaactcaCCTCATATTCAACCACATCCAATGTAACTTGAGTATCTGATCGAGTTCAAGATAATTCAAATTCTTAACCTAATCTGATGTGACTCGAATATACAACATATTGTTTTGAGGACAAATGTTTTATCAATGTGACCCAAATCCATgaacttcaaaaaaaaaaaaaaaattaactcagACCTCATATTCAACCACACCTAATGTGACTTGAGTATTCGACCTAGTTTATGATAATTCAAATTCTTAACCTAATTTGATAGGACTCGAATATCTGACCTATTGATTTGAGGACAAATGTTTTATTAAAGTGACTCAAATCCATGGACTAATTTAAAGTGACTCAAATTtcagatttaaatatttttttggtcGAAGAAAATATCTTACTAACTGAGGTGTGCTTCGACCTATTTCGAGTCTATATTATGGTTTCCATTTCCTATAATACAAATTTcagttaattaaaattttgtactctAGGCCCAGTAAAATAAAGGGTTTTCCTCACTTCTCAAATACAGTACTACGGATATTTATTACACgtaaaaattatagtactagtacgCACGAATTGGAATGAGAATATGCATATTAATATTGTTTAGTCTTACCTTAGTTACATATAATCTTTTTccatatttaattagattttaatttgttaaaaaaatacatGTTAACCTAGATTTTAGGGTAAAGCCGCTATATAAATGATCCCACTGTGACCACAATTCTCCCATTATTCCAACATGACTCCACCCTCTCTTCCTCTTTGCCTTCCCCTTTGGCCCGCCCCCCGCGGCTGGGGCGGAGGCAAGTGGGACCTACTCCTCTCCAACCTCGGCACCTCCGCCATGCACATGCAGCTCCTCCACACCGACCGCGTCGTCATGTTCGACCGCACTAATTTCGGCTCCTCCAACATCTCCCTCCCCGAGGGCGAATGCGTCCACGACCGCCTCGACTGCACCGCCCACTCCGTCGCCTCCAACTCCGTCCGCCCCCTCACTCTCTCCACCAACATCTGGTGCTCCTCGGGTGCCGTCCTCCCCCCTGGCGGCAACGGTAACAATAACAACTACTCATGCAATTGGCAAGAAACCACAAAGGCACTCTCTCAGAGAAGGTGGTACGCCACCAGCCATATCCTCCCAGACGGCCGCCAGATCATAGTCGGCGGCCGAGGCAAGTTCAACTACGAGTTCTACCccaaaaaaagcgcgggggagGGCTCCTACAACCTCCCCTTTCTTTACCAGACTTTCCAGTCTGGTAAAGAAAACAGCCTCTACCCCTTTGTCCTCTTAAATATCGACGGAACCTTATTCATTTTCGCCAACAATCGCGCTATATTGTTCGACCACATGAACTCCAAGCTCATCCGGACCTACCCCACCCTACCCGGTGGGACCCCAGGAACTACCCCAGCTAGGCTCTGCGCCCCCACATGCTCTTACGAAAGAGCATACAATAATCGCGATTTTGTAGAAGCTCTCAACACGTGTGGGAGGATCCGGATAAACGACCCGGATCCACAGTGGGTCATGGAGACCATGCCGTTGGCTCGGGTCATGGGTGACATGCTGTTGCTGCCTGATGGAAATGTTTTGATTATCAACTGTGCTGCTTTTGGCACCGCGGCCTGGGAACTGGGCCGTAGCCCGGTTCTGTCGCCGGTTCTCTACTACCCAGACAATCAACCCGGGTTGAGATTCGAGGTCCAGAACCCGACCACGACCCCCAGAATGTATCACTCCTCCGCCATATTACTCCGCGACGGCCGAGTAATCGTCGGCGGAAGCAATCCTCATGAGTTTTACAACTTCACTAACGTGCTGTTTCCAACGGATTTAACTCTCGAGTCGTTTTCACCGCCATATTTGGATCCGCAGTTCGGGTATCTTCGGCCGTGGATCCTTTCGCCTGTATCCGGATCCGAGGTCGGGTATTGGCAGGATGTTATGATCCGGTTCAGCGTCGGGTCGGGTCGAGTGGTGAAGATTAAAATCATGGTGACAATGATTGCGCCGGCATTTGCGACTCACTCATTCTCGATGAATCAAAGGCTGCTGATTCTCGACGGTTGGGATGTGAAGGCGGTCGGGAGATCCAAGTACCAGCTTCGGGTCAGAATGCCGGGTTCGGGTAATTTTGCACCGGGTGGGTATTACCTTCTGTTTGTGGTTCATAGAGATATTCCGAGTGAGGGAATCTGGATCCATATTAGTTGATGATAACTACGCGTTATTATTTGTGtgcatattatttatttatgggATAAATATTTGTATGcattttattcaaaattataTGGATTATTTATTTATGGGATGAATATTTGTATGCATTTTGTTTAAAATTGCTACTCCATGTGAAAAAAGTTTCATGGTATTATAGGAATGGATTCAGAGCAGCAGCcaaaaagaatgagaagaatTTAATCTCTAATTAATGTTTAAACTCACAAgctaaagaaaataattttttggtAATTCGAATCTTTTCTTGTTGCTTAAGATCCTGTTATAACTCTGCTTATAATAATTTTAGTGTGCCtcaaaaattcataaattaattttCTCTTGTTTAGATACTTCTATAGAGTAATCAGGTAATGCCATGGGTGGGTATAAGGTTATTATATGTGttggttttatttttttctattttatttaagtatgTTCAATTTTAAGTGTGTTGGTTTTGTGGTCCTAGAGAATATATTTTGATGTATAGTTAACTCATTAGTCAAGTTAAAATATAGTTGTTCGTTAATTTTTGATGAACCTATTAAATGAACCAAactatagtagtattattttagacCAGAAACTAATACATTTAATGTGtaaaatcaatttatttttgaGCAAATGTTAGACCAATTTTAGACTTtagtatataataataaatgaataaagCAGAGAAAAAAAGGTTTTATATTAGTACTACTCCATATTCTAAGGCATTTAACACTTTACATATATTGAAATCTAATCACTTAAAATAATCCACTGTTATATTAATGTagcaaaaaaatagaaaaaaatagtaggagtactaagaaaagagaaaaaaacgaAATACATATGGTTTCCCAACGACGCCGTTTACTTCAGCTCGAACTGACTCGGAATCAGTGaaaatataatcaaatttcTTCCTCGACTTCGAATTCCATCACAGGTaattccttttcttcttctgttTTCGCAGCTCAGATCACGCGGATTGATGTTATGCTTGAACTgaatttttgtttgattttagaATTCGCGATAAAATAATCGAGAAGATGTCTAGGTTTCGTGGATTGTGGCAAGCTTCCGTTAATGCTACTAAAAGaggtattttttttcattcaatttGCCTTTCTTCGTCAACAAACGAGTTTGATATcattatttccattttctttgAGGTGTTTTTGCTTAGTTAATCGCATTATAGATTTGTTCGCTCAGCTGATTTAAGAAGATGAATGAATATAACGCGAGCTTTGTATGTGAATTTATGCATTTTTAAGGACTATTAACGAAAACATATAGTCAGTATATATTGATTTTAGAGTTATGGTTGTTGCAAGGAACTAGGAAATTTACAAAAATCAATGTTTGTTGATGATGGGGGTTGTGAGGAGGGCGGTTAGAAAGGAAATAATCAGAATTATACGCGCGATTAGGTAGTATGGTGCTCGTGGTTATCTTTGAGTATATGAAGAATCGAGTTGAATACGTTATAATTTCTTGTAATATGGTTTTCTATTGTGTTGCAGCTCTTTTGTGGAGACCTGAAGACTTGCTTCCTCCAAGCGAACGATACATCTTTAAGTTTGACTCGAAGGAGGAGCTAAAGCGATGGCATTTGTATGCAGATTCCGAATTTAATGGTATCAGCGTGAGAAATTTCAATGCCCAGTTAAAAATCATAGTTTTATTAGCTTTGTGAGATCATTGATATGCATGTTCACAGTGAGCAGTATGTATGAAAGACTTCTGctgaaaattgaaaaagttagaaTAGGAACAAGGGAAATGACAAGTGTGACCGTATGAGCATCTTAAAACGGTGAACATTACTTTTTCAGGTTTGTCGTCAGCTTCACTGCAGATACAAGAGTCCACCAATGGATCAAGTGGCACTGGTTAGTAAAATAACCTTTCTCATGCGATCGActcatattaattttttacagaAACAGTACTGTTTTGAGCATTTAAATTCTCTTAATTGGGTGGTGGGGCATCGTCAGTTTCCTGTTTCATGTATCAAATGAAAACTTCAATCTTCTTACAGAGTCTTGTATTTGTTTGTGAGAGACTTGTTTTGTTGTCATGAAAACTCGTTATATATGATCAGCATTTATAAGTTAATAACCTTTCTCATGCGATCGActcatattaattttttacagaAACAGTACTGTTTTGAGCATTTAAATTCTCTTAATTGGGTGGTGGGGCATCGTCAGTTTCCTGTTTCATGTATCAAATGAAAACTTCAATCTTCTTACAGAGTCTTGTATTTGTTTGTGAGAGACTTGTTTTGTTGTCATGAAAACTCGTTATATATGATCAGCATTTATAAGTTACTCCTCCATCTTTTCAAATCTCATACTATTTCAGATGGTACTTTGTCTAAATCTACTTCGTCTCACAGGTGTATTCTCTGGAAACCTTTCCTTGGATGTCAGCAAAGGTACTAAGTGGAATATAAGTAGAAGCGGATTCTGTGGAATGAGATCTAAGAAGGTAAATGGTAAACTGTGCTCGAGAAATAGAGATCATGCAGCACTTATCAGTTAGATATCCTCAAAATCTCTTTATTCAAAATGATTCTTATAACACAAGTATTCGACTTTGCACCCAATGATTGTTGTATTGCAAAAGTTAGAATGAACAAGCTTTCCATAGATTCGCCCTTGAAAGTTTTCTGTATATCACTAGCTTCACTTTTCACTTGTTTGCAGTTTGGTGGCTTCATCGATCTTGATGGGTATGACACGTTGGCCCTAAAAGTTAAAGGAGATGGGCGATGCTACATTTCCACTGTGAGTAATTTGACCCTGTTATGAACTTTGGAGAGATCGAAGAAGATTTTTTCTTTGATGCCTTAAGTGAGTTGAGTTCAATCATATGCTGTTTTAATGATGCTTATATGAATGGAACGAGCTAATCGAGGATAAATCGAACTTCTGTGCAGATTTATACAGAGAATTGGGTGAATTCTCCAGGACAACAAGAAGATAACTCGTGGCAGGCATTTGTTTATGTGCCTAAGGACAACTGGT from Salvia splendens isolate huo1 chromosome 15, SspV2, whole genome shotgun sequence encodes the following:
- the LOC121768576 gene encoding aldehyde oxidase GLOX1-like — protein: MTPPSLPLCLPLWPAPRGWGGGKWDLLLSNLGTSAMHMQLLHTDRVVMFDRTNFGSSNISLPEGECVHDRLDCTAHSVASNSVRPLTLSTNIWCSSGAVLPPGGNGNNNNYSCNWQETTKALSQRRWYATSHILPDGRQIIVGGRGKFNYEFYPKKSAGEGSYNLPFLYQTFQSGKENSLYPFVLLNIDGTLFIFANNRAILFDHMNSKLIRTYPTLPGGTPGTTPARLCAPTCSYERAYNNRDFVEALNTCGRIRINDPDPQWVMETMPLARVMGDMLLLPDGNVLIINCAAFGTAAWELGRSPVLSPVLYYPDNQPGLRFEVQNPTTTPRMYHSSAILLRDGRVIVGGSNPHEFYNFTNVLFPTDLTLESFSPPYLDPQFGYLRPWILSPVSGSEVGYWQDVMIRFSVGSGRVVKIKIMVTMIAPAFATHSFSMNQRLLILDGWDVKAVGRSKYQLRVRMPGSGNFAPGGYYLLFVVHRDIPSEGIWIHIS
- the LOC121768350 gene encoding phosphoinositide phosphatase SAC2-like, which codes for MGSMEMENETNFKSNAEASFDDVSGGGGGGDGKFQKFMLYETRSNFYMFGFERRKKYWKVLKISRLEQSELCIIEDSTIYSQDEQSALLQTIADGNKSTGGLKFVTICYGIVGFIKFLGPYYMIIITKRKKIGMICGHAVYSIAKSEMIPIPHSSANSNMTYSKNENRYKKLLRNVDLTKDFFFSYSYHVMLSLQRNLSNHETGLSLYETMFVWNEFLTRGIRNQLKNSVWTVALVYGFFKQVKLSVSGHDFSLILIARRSRHYAGTRYLKRGVNEKGRVANDVETEQIVLEDVMGGRPRHISSVVQNRGSIPLFWSQETSRLNIKPDIILSKKDDAYHATKLHFENLAKRYGNPIIILNLIKTREKKPRESILRAEFAHAIEVINKDLAHENRLKFLHWDLSKYSRNKAASVLAYLVKVAANALDLTGFFYCELPPFLSQLPCSNNCNDDCLDEDLFVMTEDGHAVNAEDRTVSDVNAEDRTVSDVNADDRIDASDVNDSPVVKSPLFQKGVLRTNCIDCLDRTNVAQYVFGLVALGHQLHALGYISCPSISLDSPLADDLMKIYEAMGDTLALQYGGSAAHNKIFSERRGQWKAATQSQEFLRTLQRFYSNAYMDADKQDAINMFLGHFQPQQGKPALWELDSDQHYGVGKRGSDLENSRSIIKRSFSDGNILCDNSPIVDEKDLEMDSSQRPLAVQVQDCNMGLSESTPEFSTSETAITYSRYTPSMSRKQLFPDVQEEQFLENESTYFVDRVDSFNCSNFLDVDWLSSSGNSCEEETYERSLLIGSPSLGMSSGEIKMESTPCYHSGSSSKGKEMASGDLGGGSASSSVDLTEYSDRFVHWVNNHSNMLFL
- the LOC121768219 gene encoding probable complex I intermediate-associated protein 30, encoding MSRFRGLWQASVNATKRALLWRPEDLLPPSERYIFKFDSKEELKRWHLYADSEFNGLSSASLQIQESTNGSSGTGVFSGNLSLDVSKGTKWNISRSGFCGMRSKKFGGFIDLDGYDTLALKVKGDGRCYISTIYTENWVNSPGQQEDNSWQAFVYVPKDNWYIAKIPLARYLPTWRGNVIDAELEMNPSRVVGMSLSLNAEGGIPGSVTGPGDFRVEIDWIKALRTLS